In the Nitrospirales bacterium LBB_01 genome, one interval contains:
- a CDS encoding OmpA family protein, with amino-acid sequence MSLRTRLLVFAVMFLLTGCAGMEFTTKGKVLFIHKELLEADRAIETAKKAGKDTACPNMFNDAVKLRDEAYSVYWSCHTKEAIELANKVISITQGPCKGGASMGLNGQHSSTSEVAFLTVAHFDANKTKIKEGSEKQLNAAIEAIKQYEQGHARVEGHSDTTGGYDYNMRVSKRRAEAVKDYIIRHGAVEAQKVEAVGYGSTRPITSNETKSGRAQNRRADVRVFSN; translated from the coding sequence ATGAGTTTGAGGACTCGGTTATTAGTGTTTGCAGTGATGTTTTTGCTAACCGGATGCGCTGGTATGGAGTTTACGACTAAAGGTAAAGTTCTATTTATCCATAAGGAGCTTTTAGAAGCTGATAGAGCCATAGAGACGGCAAAAAAAGCAGGGAAAGACACAGCGTGTCCAAATATGTTTAATGACGCTGTAAAATTAAGAGATGAGGCTTACAGTGTTTATTGGAGCTGTCACACCAAAGAAGCAATTGAGCTGGCTAATAAAGTAATTAGTATAACACAGGGCCCATGTAAGGGTGGTGCTTCAATGGGACTTAATGGACAGCATTCCTCAACATCAGAGGTAGCTTTTCTTACAGTAGCCCATTTTGATGCAAACAAGACAAAGATAAAAGAAGGCAGTGAAAAACAGTTAAATGCAGCAATAGAAGCTATAAAGCAGTACGAACAGGGACATGCAAGGGTAGAGGGTCACTCTGATACAACTGGCGGATATGATTACAACATGAGAGTTTCCAAAAGACGTGCAGAGGCTGTTAAGGACTACATCATAAGGCACGGAGCAGTAGAAGCTCAAAAGGTAGAAGCGGTCGGTTATGGTTCTACCAGACCAATAACATCAAACGAAACCAAAAGCGGGAGAGCTCAAAACCGCAGGGCTGATGTAAGAGTGTTCTCCAATTAA
- a CDS encoding AIM24 family protein, which yields MEILGNEEKGVYKISGEDSDILTVYLNGSQVTAEAGKMLFYVGDVKSDTKEIKEGGSISKHIFSAARKVITDDHMAFTTFSGQGEISFGDYLPGSIAAIKLSGNAIIASKENLIAYVGDINVSVEAQSGLGSLLFGGEGLVLLKISGNGLVFIHGGGNILTHQLKKE from the coding sequence GTGGAAATATTGGGGAATGAGGAAAAGGGAGTTTACAAGATATCTGGTGAGGATTCAGATATTCTCACTGTGTATCTAAATGGGAGTCAGGTCACAGCAGAGGCCGGCAAGATGTTGTTCTACGTTGGTGATGTCAAAAGTGATACTAAAGAGATCAAAGAAGGCGGTTCAATATCCAAACACATATTTTCGGCAGCAAGAAAAGTAATTACAGATGACCACATGGCATTTACCACCTTTTCAGGACAAGGGGAGATTTCCTTTGGAGATTACTTACCTGGCAGCATTGCAGCCATAAAATTAAGCGGCAATGCAATAATCGCATCTAAGGAAAATCTCATTGCCTACGTAGGGGATATTAACGTAAGCGTGGAGGCGCAGTCAGGGCTTGGGAGCTTGTTGTTTGGCGGCGAGGGCTTGGTTTTGTTAAAAATATCAGGCAACGGTCTTGTATTTATACATGGCGGCGGCAATATTTTAACCCATCAACTTAAAAAAGAGTAG
- a CDS encoding AIM24 family protein — MAWDESVSHTLEHVKDFKTAYLGDEGLFLTRFSGTGTVLMQTLTVAKLRSLIGNSICLAPPPIMAAELVLLKAKKIITKLMR, encoded by the coding sequence ATGGCATGGGATGAGTCAGTTTCGCATACTCTGGAGCATGTGAAGGATTTTAAGACAGCTTATTTAGGCGATGAGGGACTTTTTCTTACACGCTTTTCCGGCACCGGCACAGTTTTGATGCAAACCCTGACTGTGGCTAAGCTAAGAAGTCTAATCGGTAACTCTATCTGTCTTGCTCCACCGCCGATAATGGCTGCCGAGCTGGTTTTACTTAAAGCTAAAAAGATTATCACTAAACTTATGCGGTAA
- a CDS encoding RNA methyltransferase: protein MERLKYIITSVQNEKVKDAVVKRQRKAPEYKNSVFVEGKRVIETALISNAVLQRVFITSEFLRNTANRQIIENLSQKCTELYEVSAHVMDKLSDTESPQGIVALFKISESCLLNLKPDTKSVYLVLDGISEPGNVGTIVRTAEAFGVSGVITLPGTADPFSAKAVRASAGCVFNIAVIKATVDEFLKWINHTKLKLISTVVSGGVPLYEATVRPPFALVLGQESEGVSRVLVNESSVQVMIPMRGKAESLNVSVSAAICLYEMFRQPKAN, encoded by the coding sequence TTGGAAAGGTTAAAATATATAATAACATCCGTACAAAACGAAAAGGTAAAAGATGCCGTTGTCAAGCGTCAAAGAAAAGCCCCTGAATATAAAAACTCTGTGTTTGTTGAAGGCAAACGGGTAATTGAGACGGCACTTATCTCAAATGCCGTACTACAAAGGGTTTTTATCACGTCAGAGTTTTTAAGAAATACGGCTAATCGACAAATCATTGAAAACCTATCACAGAAATGTACGGAGCTTTATGAGGTATCGGCACACGTTATGGATAAACTCTCTGATACTGAATCTCCGCAGGGGATTGTTGCGCTATTCAAAATATCTGAAAGCTGCCTTTTAAACTTAAAGCCAGACACCAAATCTGTGTATCTTGTCCTTGACGGAATAAGCGAGCCCGGGAATGTGGGTACAATTGTTAGAACCGCTGAGGCATTTGGCGTAAGCGGAGTCATAACGCTGCCCGGCACGGCTGACCCATTCAGCGCTAAAGCTGTCAGGGCCTCAGCAGGATGTGTTTTTAACATTGCCGTTATAAAAGCAACTGTGGATGAATTCCTTAAATGGATTAATCACACTAAACTAAAACTAATTTCCACAGTGGTAAGCGGCGGAGTTCCTCTCTATGAAGCCACAGTAAGACCTCCCTTTGCTCTTGTTTTAGGACAGGAGTCAGAGGGGGTTAGCAGAGTTTTGGTAAATGAATCATCGGTTCAGGTTATGATTCCAATGCGCGGTAAGGCAGAAAGTCTAAACGTCTCTGTATCGGCAGCCATCTGCCTTTACGAGATGTTTAGACAGCCTAAAGCCAATTAA
- a CDS encoding nucleotidyltransferase family protein — MIKRGKPSNLNEIIDILKEHRSILVDKYGIVEIAVFGSYVRNEQKRGSDIDIVVQLKRETKTLDNLIGLTSYLQKKLRAKVDIVLRDGLKETLKKYILQEAVYV, encoded by the coding sequence ATGATAAAGAGGGGAAAGCCATCAAACTTAAATGAGATTATTGATATATTAAAAGAGCACAGGAGTATCCTTGTTGATAAATATGGTATCGTCGAAATTGCAGTGTTTGGTTCTTATGTAAGAAATGAACAAAAACGTGGCAGTGACATTGATATTGTAGTACAACTAAAACGTGAGACCAAAACGCTTGATAATCTCATCGGTTTGACATCATATCTGCAAAAAAAATTGAGAGCTAAGGTTGATATAGTGCTCAGGGATGGACTGAAAGAAACCTTAAAAAAATACATCTTGCAAGAGGCCGTTTATGTCTAA